The Lytechinus pictus isolate F3 Inbred chromosome 17, Lp3.0, whole genome shotgun sequence genome contains a region encoding:
- the LOC129280051 gene encoding cytochrome P450 1A2-like — protein MVAVELVILVLVLWMVKSFIARTYGKQYRLPPGPPALPLIGNLPVFMTGKAPYRVMKDLADRYGSVFSLKIGSTPFLVLNDVDSIREALHHRAVDYAGRPCLYSVSLMSRNNCDIVFGDYTPGWRLHRRATAAALHKNIRGKGCEAMGIKITREAEYFTQLLMKKAGPVCDIENELNLAIINIISQLTFATRYTLDDPEYQALVDSNQKFSSLLKPGDPIDVFPALSVRF, from the coding sequence ATGGTTGCTGTGGAGTTGGTGATTCTTGTTCTTGTATTGTGGATGGTCAAGAGTTTTATTGCGAGGACATATGGCAAGCAATATCGTTTACCACCGGGGCCTCCTGCCCTACCGCTCATCGGCAACTTACCCGTGTTCATGACGGGAAAAGCTCCATATCGCGTGATGAAGGACCTCGCTGACAGATACGGCAGTGTTTTCTCTCTGAAAATCGGTTCAACCCCATTTCTCGTGCTCAACGACGTCGACTCGATCAGGGAAGCCCTTCACCATCGCGCAGTCGACTACGCCGGGCGGCCGTGCCTCTATTCAGTTAGCCTGATGAGCCGAAACAACTGCGATATCGTTTTCGGAGACTACACCCCCGGTTGGCGGCTGCATCGTCGGGCCACGGCGGCGGCCCTGCACAAGAATATCCGTGGCAAGGGTTGCGAGGCAATGGGAATTAAAATAACCCGTGAGGCGGAATATTTCACCCAACTCCTAATGAAGAAAGCCGGACCTGTTTGTGACATCGAAAACGAGCTCAACCTcgccatcatcaacatcatttcaCAGCTCACATTCGCCACTAGATATACCTTGGATGACCCGGAGTACCAGGCCCTGGTCGACAGCAATCAAAAATTCTCCAGTCTCCTGAAACCTGGCGACCCCATTGATGTTTTTCCAGCTCTCTCGGTAAGATTTTGA